The Methanofollis sp. UBA420 genome contains a region encoding:
- a CDS encoding DNA-directed RNA polymerase subunit N produces MIPVRCFTCGKVISSTWVEFKKRRDAGEDPKKILDDLGLERYCCRRMLLTHKEIVDDINPYQ; encoded by the coding sequence CTTTACATGCGGCAAAGTGATCTCCTCTACCTGGGTGGAGTTCAAAAAGCGGCGGGATGCAGGCGAGGATCCCAAAAAGATCCTCGACGATCTCGGTTTAGAACGCTACTGCTGCAGACGGATGCTGCTCACACACAAGGAGATTGTGGACGACATCAACCCGTACCAGTGA
- a CDS encoding DNA-directed RNA polymerase subunit K: MDQYTRYEKARIVGARALQISMGAPVLIQTSNVDPLNIALEEFEDDRIPITVKKKA; this comes from the coding sequence ATGGACCAATATACTCGCTATGAGAAAGCACGGATCGTAGGAGCCCGCGCGCTCCAGATCTCGATGGGTGCCCCGGTCCTGATCCAGACGAGCAATGTTGATCCCCTCAACATCGCACTTGAAGAATTCGAGGACGATCGGATCCCCATTACGGTAAAGAAAAAGGCGTGA